A section of the Bacteroidota bacterium genome encodes:
- a CDS encoding DinB family protein codes for MPRPDLSRVPNFFHKYINLVKEDDLMTAFSNQSTSMFSFFSSIPESKYDFAYDKDKWTIKELLQHMIDAERVFAYRALTFSRKDQNNLPGFDENAWAPESNASARKWEDMIEEFKAVRRSTEYLFDSFNDSQLDSTGKANNHPVYVLGIGYICVGHCNHHLAILKERYL; via the coding sequence ATGCCAAGACCTGATCTATCCCGTGTACCTAACTTTTTTCATAAATATATTAACCTGGTAAAAGAAGATGATCTAATGACGGCATTCAGTAACCAGTCAACATCTATGTTTTCATTTTTTAGTTCTATACCGGAATCAAAATATGATTTTGCTTATGATAAAGATAAATGGACAATAAAAGAACTACTGCAGCACATGATAGATGCAGAAAGAGTGTTTGCTTACCGTGCACTGACCTTTTCCAGAAAAGATCAAAACAACCTGCCCGGCTTTGATGAAAATGCATGGGCCCCGGAATCAAATGCAAGTGCAAGAAAGTGGGAGGATATGATCGAAGAATTCAAAGCTGTACGCAGATCAACTGAATACTTGTTTGATTCATTTAATGATTCGCAACTAGACTCAACAGGCAAAGCGAATAATCATCCTGTTTATGTGTTAGGAATTGGTTATATCTGTGTCGGGCACTGCAATCATCATCTTGCAATTTTGAAGGAACGCTATTTATAA
- a CDS encoding tail-specific protease, whose amino-acid sequence MKRLPVVLLFCAAGSFLAFRSLENSNTNPPGKYEKILKLVGEMLVQGHFSPQDINDNFSKKVFKKYLDDLDREKTFFLQSDADALKKFDTKLDDELKGSPVEYFLAAGNAFTKRIEEASKIYNDILSKPFEFNTDESVVLDGDKLKYAVNEAEVKDRWRKKLKYMTLERYVDILDNREKNKGVEGFVMKSDEELEKEARERVKKIMDRTFERYRLKFTDDDKFSLYVNAVTTTMDPHTEFFPPVDKRYFDEEMSGRFFGIGASLVYDEGNIKVNTLLTGSPAWKSGEVQVGDVIMKVAEGKADPIELTGYSVTDAVKVIRGKKGTEVRLTLKKSDGTLKTISLVRDEIVQDETFARSAIVHNNGYKIGYIYLPEFYADFDNPDGNRSYIDVAKEVAKLKEEKVDGIVMDLRNNGGGSLYDVVQMAGLFINDGPIVQVKDRNSKPTVLNDKDRSVLYTGPLAVMVNEFSASASEIFAAAIQDYGRGVIIGSTSTYGKGTVQRNIGLDPETGFSASNSELGTVKLTLQKFYRINGGSTQLKGVSSDIVLPDNLEYLKVREKDDEDALPWDEITKAHYQNSNSPFNLERLQQLSGERLQSNVAFKLIKENTDWLAKQNDKDYSLQLDKYRKERKMISATIKQLESLMKLEDELDVKALSSEVNKWSNDKSKQDRFNNWLKNLRKDIYLDQAVKVVNDMVNQQNLVQGKPTVEEKKKAF is encoded by the coding sequence ATGAAAAGACTCCCCGTAGTGTTGCTGTTTTGTGCAGCTGGTTCCTTTCTTGCGTTTCGTTCGCTTGAGAATAGTAATACTAACCCGCCAGGTAAGTATGAAAAGATTTTGAAATTGGTTGGTGAAATGCTTGTCCAGGGGCATTTCAGTCCGCAGGACATCAATGATAACTTCTCAAAAAAAGTATTTAAAAAATATTTGGATGATCTCGATCGTGAGAAAACATTCTTTCTACAATCTGATGCAGATGCATTGAAAAAATTTGATACAAAACTGGATGATGAATTAAAAGGCAGCCCGGTTGAATATTTTTTGGCAGCCGGCAATGCATTTACAAAAAGAATTGAAGAGGCTTCAAAAATTTATAATGATATTCTTTCAAAGCCTTTTGAATTCAATACGGATGAAAGCGTAGTACTTGATGGAGATAAACTAAAATATGCAGTAAACGAAGCGGAGGTAAAAGACAGGTGGAGAAAGAAATTAAAATACATGACGCTTGAACGTTATGTGGATATCCTTGACAACCGCGAAAAGAATAAAGGCGTTGAAGGTTTTGTAATGAAATCTGACGAAGAACTGGAAAAAGAGGCAAGAGAAAGAGTGAAAAAAATAATGGACCGCACTTTTGAACGGTATCGTTTAAAGTTTACGGATGATGATAAATTCAGCCTCTATGTAAATGCAGTAACGACTACAATGGATCCGCATACCGAGTTCTTCCCGCCGGTTGATAAAAGATATTTTGATGAAGAAATGAGTGGCCGCTTCTTTGGCATCGGCGCTTCATTGGTTTATGATGAAGGGAATATTAAAGTTAATACGTTGCTTACCGGCAGTCCTGCTTGGAAAAGTGGTGAAGTACAGGTTGGTGATGTGATAATGAAAGTTGCCGAAGGAAAAGCTGACCCTATTGAACTGACTGGCTACAGTGTAACTGATGCTGTGAAAGTGATCCGTGGTAAAAAAGGAACTGAGGTAAGGCTTACACTTAAAAAATCAGATGGTACACTTAAAACTATTTCACTGGTCCGTGATGAAATTGTACAGGATGAAACATTTGCACGCAGTGCAATTGTTCATAATAACGGTTATAAGATCGGTTATATCTACCTGCCTGAGTTTTATGCAGACTTCGATAATCCGGATGGTAACCGTAGTTATATTGATGTAGCAAAAGAAGTAGCGAAACTGAAAGAAGAGAAGGTAGATGGTATTGTAATGGATTTACGTAATAACGGTGGCGGTTCTTTATATGATGTTGTACAAATGGCTGGTCTGTTCATCAATGATGGTCCAATCGTACAGGTAAAAGATCGTAATTCAAAACCAACCGTATTAAATGATAAAGACCGTTCGGTATTATACACCGGCCCGTTGGCGGTGATGGTAAATGAATTCAGCGCATCAGCATCAGAAATTTTTGCTGCAGCTATACAGGATTATGGTCGTGGTGTTATCATTGGTAGTACGTCTACGTATGGCAAAGGAACGGTACAAAGAAATATTGGGCTCGATCCTGAAACAGGATTCTCTGCATCTAATTCTGAATTAGGTACTGTAAAACTCACTTTACAAAAATTCTATCGTATCAATGGTGGTTCTACACAATTGAAAGGTGTAAGTTCTGATATTGTATTACCTGATAATCTTGAATACCTGAAAGTAAGAGAGAAAGATGACGAGGATGCATTGCCCTGGGATGAAATAACAAAAGCACATTATCAAAATTCTAATTCTCCTTTTAACCTGGAGCGTTTACAGCAACTAAGCGGTGAGAGATTACAAAGCAATGTTGCTTTCAAATTGATTAAAGAAAATACAGACTGGCTGGCAAAACAGAATGATAAAGATTATTCTCTGCAACTGGATAAGTACAGGAAAGAAAGAAAAATGATCAGCGCAACTATAAAACAATTAGAAAGCCTGATGAAATTGGAGGACGAACTGGATGTTAAAGCACTTTCAAGCGAAGTCAACAAATGGTCAAATGATAAAAGCAAACAAGATCGTTTCAATAACTGGTTAAAAAATCTGCGTAAAGATATTTATCTTGACCAGGCTGTAAAAGTGGTGAATGATATGGTGAACCAGCAAAACCTGGTACAAGGGAAGCCTACAGTAGAAGAAAAGAAAAAAGCATTCTGA
- a CDS encoding DUF1343 domain-containing protein yields MKSLSLLFVVLIFNFCGTPHHPAPSTSSSQDETTGKRSLFTGAEQTDKYVPYLKGKRVAIMANQTSIIGNTHLVDSLQSLGLNIVKVFGPEHGFRGNASAGVQVADEIDTKTNIPIISLYGKKNKPSKEDMVDVDVLVYDLQDVGCRFYTNINALVRLMDACYENGKEMLILDRPNPNGYLVDGPILDTQYKSGIGMFPLPMSHGLTVGEFAQMANGEGWLKGKAKCKIKIIPVANYNHDMPYTLPVKPSPNLNTQQAIMLYPSTCMFEGTYLNHGRGTMFPFTVIGSPELKGIYQFSYKSESIKGMAETPLFMGQTCYGLDLRDYDITKFYKTKQINLQWIMELYKAHPHKEKFFDSKLSREMGTIERLVGSGLFRQQIIDGKSEKEIRASWEPGLSQYKEMRKKYLLYP; encoded by the coding sequence ATGAAATCCTTATCACTCTTGTTTGTAGTACTGATCTTTAATTTTTGTGGTACGCCCCATCATCCGGCCCCATCCACTTCTTCATCACAGGATGAAACAACAGGCAAACGGTCTTTATTTACCGGCGCTGAACAAACTGATAAATATGTTCCGTACTTAAAAGGGAAAAGAGTTGCTATAATGGCCAATCAAACGAGTATCATTGGCAATACTCATTTGGTTGATAGCCTGCAATCGCTTGGATTAAACATTGTAAAAGTATTCGGGCCAGAGCATGGCTTTCGTGGCAATGCAAGTGCAGGAGTGCAAGTAGCGGATGAGATCGATACTAAAACCAATATTCCCATTATTTCATTATATGGAAAAAAGAATAAGCCATCAAAAGAAGATATGGTTGATGTGGATGTATTAGTTTATGATCTTCAAGATGTGGGATGCCGTTTTTATACAAACATAAATGCATTAGTAAGGTTAATGGATGCCTGTTATGAAAACGGAAAAGAAATGCTGATCCTTGACCGTCCCAATCCGAATGGATATTTAGTTGATGGACCTATTCTTGATACGCAGTATAAATCAGGGATCGGTATGTTCCCGCTTCCAATGTCACATGGATTAACGGTTGGAGAATTTGCACAAATGGCAAATGGAGAAGGCTGGCTGAAGGGTAAAGCAAAATGTAAGATCAAGATAATACCGGTTGCGAATTATAATCATGATATGCCTTATACATTGCCGGTAAAACCCTCGCCGAACTTAAACACACAACAGGCAATCATGTTGTATCCTTCCACTTGTATGTTTGAAGGAACTTATCTTAATCATGGTCGTGGTACGATGTTTCCTTTTACAGTAATTGGGAGTCCTGAATTAAAAGGCATTTATCAGTTCTCTTATAAATCTGAAAGTATAAAAGGTATGGCCGAAACACCTTTGTTTATGGGTCAGACTTGTTATGGTCTTGATCTGAGAGATTATGACATCACAAAATTTTACAAGACAAAACAGATAAACCTGCAATGGATAATGGAATTGTATAAAGCACATCCGCATAAAGAAAAATTTTTCGATTCCAAATTGAGCAGGGAGATGGGAACCATCGAAAGGCTGGTTGGTTCCGGTTTATTCCGCCAGCAGATCATCGATGGAAAATCAGAGAAAGAAATTCGGGCAAGTTGGGAACCCGGGCTTAGCCAATACAAAGAGATGCGGAAAAAGTATTTACTGTATCCTTAA
- a CDS encoding dCMP deaminase family protein — translation MKKRTDYISWDEYFMGVALLSARRSKDPSTQVGACIVNEKNKIVGAGYNGLPIGCDDDEFPWHKEGEFLHTKYPYICHAELNAILNNIGMDLKGCKIYTALFPCNECSKAIIQSGISEVIYLSNKYESNDIFKASKFLLDKAGIKCRRVETKIKDITLSFDESGV, via the coding sequence TTGAAAAAGCGTACTGATTACATTTCATGGGATGAATATTTTATGGGAGTAGCTTTACTATCTGCCCGTCGCAGCAAAGATCCCAGTACACAGGTCGGTGCCTGCATCGTCAATGAAAAAAATAAAATCGTAGGCGCCGGTTATAATGGTTTACCGATCGGTTGCGATGATGACGAATTTCCCTGGCATAAAGAGGGTGAGTTTCTTCATACTAAGTATCCTTATATCTGTCATGCTGAATTGAATGCTATTCTTAATAATATTGGGATGGATTTGAAGGGTTGTAAAATCTATACCGCTTTATTTCCATGTAATGAATGTTCAAAAGCAATTATTCAATCAGGAATTTCAGAAGTCATTTACCTGTCCAATAAATATGAAAGCAATGATATTTTCAAAGCATCCAAATTTCTGCTTGATAAAGCCGGAATAAAATGCAGGAGAGTAGAAACAAAAATTAAAGATATTACACTGTCATTTGATGAATCCGGCGTCTGA